Proteins encoded in a region of the Coffea eugenioides isolate CCC68of chromosome 4, Ceug_1.0, whole genome shotgun sequence genome:
- the LOC113768875 gene encoding transcription factor CYCLOIDEA-like, which produces MYPSSTNCTHNPIPFSWESVEHRPLFHSDINPNSKFEDPLLTSLFHFASPCIYEDAVNEFPWQQLDDTYLYQQQLSTAENSLAEIVNHMADPNSDPVHGLKQDWNKNGESTGEKVTRKRLSNKDRHSKINTAHGPRDRRMRLSLPVARKFFDLQDVLGFDKASKTVDWLLRQSSSAIEEIMRGLPRMRHSRSVGANTSVSSTSEGEVVSGIEDSIRDTTHDNQQANISVKMKAKSSSKKEKKAKLVRRTALHRLARESRKVARERARKRTIEKRKLGESRLCFAARDRESWGSFETDEGSGTPAQKIHPSIEGLTEVEELNPHERRLLETREYAAGEILLTTGNWNPSTIPVYQQNTEISNEHQFSDFQFCGKAWEAYDMSLGG; this is translated from the exons ATGTATCCTTCCAGTACCAATTGTACTCATAATCCTATACCCTTCTCTTGGGAAAGTGTTGAACATAGGCCTTTATTTCACAGTGACATCAACCCGAATTCCAAATTTGAAGACCCTCTCCTAACTTCCTTGTTCCACTTTGCTTCTCCATGCATTTATGAGGATGCTGTCAATGAATTCCCATGGCAACAACTAGATGACACTTATCTCTATCAGCAACAGTTGAGTACAGCTGAGAACAGCTTAGCTGAGATTGTTAATCACATGGCTGATCCAAATTCAGATCCTGTACATGGACTAAAACAAGACTGGAACAAAAATGGTGAGAGCACAGGTGAGAAGGTTACAAGGAAGAGATTGTCAAATAAAGATAGGCACAGCAAGATCAATACTGCTCATGGTCCAAGGGACAGAAGAATGAGACTGTCCCTACCAGTTGCTCGGAAGTTTTTCGATTTGCAAGATGTTTTGGGGTTTGATAAGGCTAGTAAAACTGTGGACTGGTTGCTGAGACAGTCAAGTTCAGCAATCGAAGAGATTATGAGAGGCCTGCCACGGATGAGGCACAGCCGTAGTGTTGGTGCAAACACTAGTGTATCCTCTACTTCTGAGGGTGAAGTGGTATCTGGAATCGAAGATTCAATTCGAGATACCACTCATGACAACCAGCAGGCAAATATCAGTGTAAAGATGAAAGCTAAATCCTCTTCCAAGAAAGAGAAGAAGGCTAAACTAGTTCGTCGAACTGCACTACATCGTCTTGCAAGGGAGTCAAGGAAAGTAGCAAGGGAAAGGGCAAGGAAGAGAacaatagaaaaaagaaaacttggCGAATCAAGGTTATGTTTTGCAGCAAGGGATAGGGAATCTTGGGGTTCTTTTGAAACGGATGAAGGATCAGGCACCCCAGCTCAGAAAATACATCCTTCCATTGAAGGACTGACTGAAGTGGAAGAACTTAACCCTCATGAGAGAAGGCTTCTGGAGACTAGAGAATACGCGGCTGGTGAGATTTTGCTAACCACAGGCAATTGGAACCCATCAACTATCCCCGTCTATCAGCAAAATACTGAAATTTCCAATGAG CATCAGTTCTCTGACTTTCAGTTTTGTGGCAAAGCATGGGAGGCCTACGACATGAGTCTAGGTGGATGA